A segment of the Echinicola strongylocentroti genome:
GCCTATGTGTTAGGTTAAGCAACAAATACCAAAATTATGCGCCATCTTTTTTATAATATCACCATTATCCTAGTTATTTTCTTTGCCATTTTGGCCTATTATTATGAACAATGGATTTGGGCTTTTCTGATCATAGGGCCGATAGTTTTGATCGGGGTTTATAACCGTTTTCAGAAACGGCATACGATTTTAAGGAATTTCCCTATTCTAGGTTATTTTAGGTACTTTTTTGAGATGATTTCTCCAGAAATCCAACAGTATTTTATCGAAAGAACTACTGACGGTAAACCTTTCAGCCGAAATCACAGGGCGTTGGTGTATAGACGGGCCAAGGATGTAAACGATACCCACCCCTTTGGCACACAACTGGAAATCACTGGTGAAAACTACGAGGCCATTCGGCATTCGATTTACGCTACCCCGCCCGTTTCAGAGATTCCTCGGGTGATTGTCGGTAGCAAGGCCTGCAAGCATCCTTACAGTGCTTCGATTTTGAATGTTTCGGCGATGAGTTTTGGTTCACTGAGCAAAAACGCTATCATGGCCCTTAACCACGGAGCCAAGAAAGGGCATTTTTATCACAATACGGGTGAAGGAGGACTTTCGCCCTATCACTTGGAAGGTGGTGGAGATTTGGTTTGGCAGATCGGCACTGGCTATTTTGGCTGCCGAACCGAGGATGGGGATTTTGATCCGGAAAAATTCAAAGAGAAAGCAGCGCATGAGCAGGTGAAAATGATTGAAATCAAAATCTCCCAAGGAGCCAAACCCGGTCATGGGGGAGTACTTCCAGGCGAGAAAAACACGCCTGAAATTGCTAAAATCAGAGGAGTAATACCCCACACCACTATCGTATCTCCACCCAGTCACCGGAAATTTTCTGACCCTGAGGGACTGATCAAGTTTATCAGCGAATTAAGGGAGCTAAGCGATGGTAAGCCAGTTGGCTTTAAGCTTTGTATAGGAAGGACGGAGGAGTTTATCGACCTCTGCGCGGCCATGAAAAAGAGTGGTGTAGTGCCAGATTTTATCACGGTGGATGGGGCCGAGGGCGGAACTGGGGCTGCGCCATTGGAATTTTCCGATTCGGTGGGTATTCCACTCGAACCCGCATTGATTTTTGTGCACCGGACCTTGGAAAAATTTGGGCTGCGGCAAGAAGTGAAAGTAATTGCTAGTGGCAAAGTGCTCACGGCTTTTTCTATTTTGAGGATGCGTGCCCTGGGAGCCGATATGTGCAATTCCGCCAGGGCATTTATGTTTACAGTGGGCTGCATTCAGGCACTCCGCTGCAATACCAACGACTGCCCAACTGGCGTGGCCACGCAAAATAAAATGCTGGTGAAGGGATTGGTGGTGGAAGAGAAGGCCGAAAGGGTATTCAATTTTCACCGAAATACCATGCATGCTGTCCTAGAACTATTGGGAGCCTGTGGAGTGAAGCATACCAATGAAATCAACATCAGCATGTTTGTGAAAGGTGATGAAATGGTCGCCTTGACCAATAAATACTTCCCTGACTCCGTGCTGAACAGGGTGGATTGATGTAGTTTTTAGTAGTGAGACTTGAGAAGTGAGACTTGAGACAAATGTACATTGTATTGAGACAATCCTCCCCGCCGCGGCGGGGAGGTTAGGTGGGGTTATTTTGGAGCAAAGAGAAACACAATAGGATTTTAGTAAATGACTAGCGATTACAATAATTGATAATGAAAACTAATATTAATCCGGTCAACACTAATCAGGGAAGTACAATGAGTCAGTAGGTGGTAGGTTAAATGAGTTTAAGTAGTTGTGTCAGTTCCCAATAACTTGCATAATAAGCTAAGTAAGAACCCAAGAATAGGAGAAGAAAAAGTTTGCCCTATTGTTGGGCTACTTTAAGTGTTTGATCAATTTTCCTAGATGATCGTAGAGTACTTTCATTTCGTCTAGATCGAGAACCTCTACATTTTTTAATATTTCGGAAGGGATGCAAACTGCTTTTTCCCTCAGGGCTTTCCCATAAGAGGTCAACGTGACAAACACCTTGCGCTCGTCATCTTTGTCCCGCGTTCTTTTTAGCAAACCTTTGTCTTCAAGCCTTTTCAAAAGCGGTGTCAGGGTGTTGGATTCTAGCATCAGTGCATGGGAGATTTGACTTACCGTAAGATAATCTTCCTCCCAAAGTACCAGTAGCACCAAATACTGTGGATAGGTCAGGTCCAGTTTGCTCAAGTGTGGCTGATAGGCTTTTATTATCAGCCGAGAAGCAGCGTAGAGTGGAAAACAAAGCTGATTTTCAAGAAATAGGCTGGAATAATCTTCGGTTTTTGCCATTGTCAGTGTGTATGTTCGTTCTGTAAAACCAATTTACATCAGGTTTTCTGCTTTATCCAATACTTATATGCACCGCTACTCCAAAGGGCCCAAGCGATCAGCAGGGGTTGGAAGAAGAGCCTTACCAGTCTTTTGGTGTCCGTATCCAGGCCAAAGGAGTCGATGCCATTAACGTACTGTGCGATATTACCAGGGAAGACCGCTATGAAAAATAGTCCCAATGCAAGCCCTGTATACACTTTGTAGTTAGTGCCGATAACCATGGCAATACCCAAGAGGATCTCTGCGACACCCGAAGCGAGTACAACGAAATCTTTCGAGAATGGCACCCAATCTGGTACCTGAGCTTGGAATTCAGCCCGCAGAAAAGTCATGTGACCGATACCTGCATATAGCATAAATAGTCCCAAGAGTACCCGAAAGATATTTTGTGCTAAAGTTGTTTTGACGGTTGGTATGGTCATGGTCTTAAGGGTCAGAAGGTATAATAGGTGATTCAAAGTATCCATGAAGCCAAATTTTTGGCTTCATGGATATAGAATATTGCTTAATCATCTGTATTGACATTAATATTGACTTCCACATTACCTTTTACGGCATTGGAGTAGGGACATGTAGCGTGTGCAGTAGCTACGATGTCTTCGGCCGTGGCCTGGTCGGCGCCTTTAATGGTGATGTCAAGGGCAACCGTCAATTGATAGCTTTTGTCGGCTGTCATCGCCAATCCAACGGCGGCGGTGGTTTGGGATTCTATTTTTGCTTTTTTCATGGCAGCCACGTGAATAATGGCATTATCAAAGCAAGCGGAATAGCCTGCGGCAAAGAGTTGTTCTGGATTGGTGAATTCACCGCCTTTACCGCCCATTCCGGTAGGAACGCGGACGTCAAAGTCCAGAATACCATCTTCACTTTTTACATGGCCATTTCTTCCACCAACAGCTGTGGCACGAGTTTCAAATAATGTTTTCATAATTGATTAGGTTAAAATTTTCTTTATTTTATTCGATAGCGATTATATCGTAAACGATTTAAATGAGCGAAAAGTTTAGTAATAGTATTGATTTTTTATTCATCACTTGAGCGTCTACTGAAAATCATTTTTCCTTTCCCATCTCTTCCTTCTACTACAGGGGTGAAAATCAAGGTTATTCTATCCAATTGTAAGATTTTAGCTTGTCGACTATAAGGTCTGTTCTTTCAGGGCAAATGCGTTTAGTGTTTTGAAAGGAAACAATTCTCGTGTAGGCATTGCTATCATCCGTGCCGCTGGCACTTTCCCCCGATTTGTGCATTGGGAATCGCAGTAGCCTATCTTGCTGAATGCCGGGATAGGCTGGAAGTACAAGATCAGTTAGCTAGACAGGCTAACGTCTGTAAGTTGCTGATAACTTACATTCATATTGGTGTCTGTGCTATCCACAAATGGACTGGGGGGATTGCAAATCCTTACGTTTCGGAAGTAAACAAAAAGTGCAATTAGCCTTAATCGCATTCATGCGGTTTGGTATCTATAGCGACCTGAAATTGCTTTAAAATCAGTCGTTTTGGTGTTATCGGTGCTACGCTCACACCTTGTTTTCTGGAGCATGAATTATGTGTAACAACATAGACACATAGTCCACAGTAGGGGATATGCATCTATTCACCCTGTCGGTACCTTCACTGTTCTTGCTGGATCGATAGCAAGCCACTAAGGCACCAAGACGCTAAGTATTCTGGAGAGCAATAGGCCAAGTACCCGACACATCACTATTCCCCCCTCTTTGTGACTTCGTGGCCAAGAAATAATCAGCGAAAATCAGCTGGATCCGCGCTATCTGCGTTCCATTCAAAATTACCTGTTGGATCAATAAGGAGCCACTAAGGCGCCAAGACGCTAATTATTTTGGATAGCGAGGCCAAGTACCCGACACATTACTATTCCCCCTTCTTTATGACTTCGCGACTTTGTGGCCAAGAAATAATCAGCGAAAATCAGCTAAATCCGCGTTATCTGCGTTCCATTCAAAATCACTTGTTGGATCGATAGCAAGCCACTAAGGCACCAAGGCGCTAAGTAGTTTGGATAGCAATAGTCCAAGTACCCGACACATCACTATTCCCCCTTCTTTGTGACTTCGAGACTTTGTGGCTAAGAAATAATCAGCGAAAATCAGCTAAATCCGCGTTCCATTATTAGTCAAAACATCGCTCTCCGAGACCTTTCACGTTCTAAAAGCTATGTGCCCTATGATTCTATGTGGTTGTCAAATAAACAGATTACTAATACATATTACAGGTACATTTCATCCATATACTGGTATTTTACCACTTTACACCTAGTATGATGCAGGATACTTTTTGATTTTATAGTGATTATTATTGT
Coding sequences within it:
- a CDS encoding FMN-binding glutamate synthase family protein, with protein sequence MRHLFYNITIILVIFFAILAYYYEQWIWAFLIIGPIVLIGVYNRFQKRHTILRNFPILGYFRYFFEMISPEIQQYFIERTTDGKPFSRNHRALVYRRAKDVNDTHPFGTQLEITGENYEAIRHSIYATPPVSEIPRVIVGSKACKHPYSASILNVSAMSFGSLSKNAIMALNHGAKKGHFYHNTGEGGLSPYHLEGGGDLVWQIGTGYFGCRTEDGDFDPEKFKEKAAHEQVKMIEIKISQGAKPGHGGVLPGEKNTPEIAKIRGVIPHTTIVSPPSHRKFSDPEGLIKFISELRELSDGKPVGFKLCIGRTEEFIDLCAAMKKSGVVPDFITVDGAEGGTGAAPLEFSDSVGIPLEPALIFVHRTLEKFGLRQEVKVIASGKVLTAFSILRMRALGADMCNSARAFMFTVGCIQALRCNTNDCPTGVATQNKMLVKGLVVEEKAERVFNFHRNTMHAVLELLGACGVKHTNEINISMFVKGDEMVALTNKYFPDSVLNRVD
- a CDS encoding MarR family winged helix-turn-helix transcriptional regulator, which encodes MAKTEDYSSLFLENQLCFPLYAASRLIIKAYQPHLSKLDLTYPQYLVLLVLWEEDYLTVSQISHALMLESNTLTPLLKRLEDKGLLKRTRDKDDERKVFVTLTSYGKALREKAVCIPSEILKNVEVLDLDEMKVLYDHLGKLIKHLK
- a CDS encoding DoxX family protein, with the translated sequence MDTLNHLLYLLTLKTMTIPTVKTTLAQNIFRVLLGLFMLYAGIGHMTFLRAEFQAQVPDWVPFSKDFVVLASGVAEILLGIAMVIGTNYKVYTGLALGLFFIAVFPGNIAQYVNGIDSFGLDTDTKRLVRLFFQPLLIAWALWSSGAYKYWIKQKT
- a CDS encoding organic hydroperoxide resistance protein, with amino-acid sequence MKTLFETRATAVGGRNGHVKSEDGILDFDVRVPTGMGGKGGEFTNPEQLFAAGYSACFDNAIIHVAAMKKAKIESQTTAAVGLAMTADKSYQLTVALDITIKGADQATAEDIVATAHATCPYSNAVKGNVEVNINVNTDD